A region of Saccharococcus thermophilus DNA encodes the following proteins:
- a CDS encoding IS982 family transposase yields MQEHFHFTTDRVKLQKQYASILLFVSAQLSSIQIHLQRRNRHLLKQKDEVIITIHVLGKLLGFTSERAWHRFVIGNLFPKALFPERSRYNRRCRALSFAIKWIRHQLAKRGQHHAYAVVDSLPIELCHSARMHRVKRFRGIADIGYCASKRITFYGLKLHLQVTDQGLPMGYVVTEASCHDRVAAETVMTQIPHPYNLGDKGYISQKLQKKLYEEHRVAFWTPVRKNQRIRQSDAWKQWMKRKRKVVETVFSILVDSYRITEIRANSVSGFETALDGILLAYSLVVLGLVEC; encoded by the coding sequence ATGCAAGAGCACTTTCATTTTACAACAGATCGTGTCAAACTTCAAAAACAATATGCATCGATTTTGCTTTTTGTATCGGCTCAACTATCGAGTATCCAGATTCATCTTCAACGTCGAAATCGTCATTTGTTGAAACAGAAAGACGAAGTCATCATCACCATCCATGTCCTTGGAAAGTTGTTGGGCTTCACTTCCGAACGGGCTTGGCACCGGTTTGTGATTGGGAATTTGTTTCCCAAGGCCTTGTTCCCTGAGCGTTCTCGGTACAACCGTCGCTGCCGAGCGCTTAGCTTTGCGATCAAGTGGATTCGACACCAGTTGGCCAAGCGCGGGCAACACCATGCGTATGCGGTCGTGGACAGCTTGCCGATCGAGCTGTGTCATTCAGCTCGAATGCATCGCGTCAAACGATTCCGTGGAATTGCCGATATTGGCTATTGTGCTTCCAAAAGGATCACTTTCTATGGGTTGAAACTTCACCTGCAGGTCACCGACCAAGGGCTTCCGATGGGATATGTTGTCACCGAAGCGTCTTGTCACGACCGGGTGGCCGCTGAAACCGTCATGACGCAAATTCCACATCCGTATAACCTCGGTGACAAAGGGTATATCAGCCAAAAGCTGCAAAAGAAGCTGTACGAAGAGCACCGGGTCGCTTTTTGGACGCCCGTTCGAAAAAATCAGCGAATTCGCCAATCGGACGCATGGAAACAGTGGATGAAGCGAAAACGTAAAGTGGTGGAAACCGTGTTTTCGATTTTAGTCGATTCGTATCGGATCACCGAGATTCGAGCGAACTCGGTTTCTGGATTTGAAACGGCGCTGGATGGTATTTTACTGGCTTACTCCCTTGTTGTTCTTGGGCTAGTTGAGTGTTAA
- a CDS encoding IS256 family transposase, whose translation MSKSIPNVDWANQLESVIRQFVKEKLELIMREEIKNFLEIEQAGTSNMRNGYYQRNLDTQYGRIEGLLVPRDRNGEFQTQLFAPYQRHTGWLEEAIIRMYQSGMSTREIGKFIERILGSTYSPATISRITDVVKEDIEKWHTRPLHKRYSVLYLDGLYVKLRRETVEKEVIYVVLGVNEEGYREILDFFVGGQESAYVWQEILQHLYQRGAKEVLLGIFDGLPGLEEAFKAVYPKADVQRCVVHKVRNTLHRVRKKDQFEVAEDLRLIYRAPNKEMALQMFQQFESKWSSKYPREVQSWANELDVLLTFMDYPSSIRSVIYTTNAIERTIKEIRKRLKPMNSLNSLEAAEKIVYLTIQDFNEKWAGRKLRGFAEAQEALERMFEERYH comes from the coding sequence ATGTCTAAAAGTATACCGAATGTCGACTGGGCAAATCAACTGGAAAGTGTCATTCGTCAGTTTGTAAAGGAAAAATTAGAACTGATCATGCGGGAAGAAATCAAGAATTTCCTCGAAATAGAACAGGCCGGAACATCAAATATGAGAAACGGCTACTATCAACGAAATCTAGATACGCAATATGGCCGGATTGAAGGTCTTTTGGTCCCTAGAGACCGAAACGGAGAATTTCAAACACAGTTGTTTGCCCCTTACCAACGGCACACCGGCTGGCTGGAGGAAGCAATCATTAGGATGTACCAAAGTGGCATGAGTACACGGGAAATTGGCAAGTTTATCGAACGAATTCTAGGAAGCACCTATTCTCCTGCGACGATCAGCCGTATTACCGATGTCGTGAAGGAAGACATCGAGAAATGGCACACTCGTCCACTGCACAAGCGTTATTCCGTCTTATATTTGGATGGTTTATACGTAAAACTTCGTCGCGAAACCGTGGAGAAAGAAGTCATTTATGTGGTGTTAGGGGTGAACGAAGAAGGATATCGCGAAATTCTTGATTTCTTTGTGGGAGGACAAGAAAGCGCCTATGTATGGCAGGAAATTCTTCAACACCTCTACCAAAGAGGCGCCAAGGAAGTGCTTCTGGGCATATTCGATGGACTACCAGGGTTGGAGGAAGCCTTTAAGGCGGTTTATCCGAAAGCCGATGTGCAGCGTTGTGTCGTTCACAAAGTCCGTAACACGCTCCATCGTGTTCGGAAAAAAGACCAATTTGAAGTGGCCGAGGATCTCAGGCTGATTTATCGCGCGCCGAATAAGGAGATGGCGTTACAGATGTTTCAACAGTTTGAGTCGAAATGGTCAAGCAAGTATCCGAGAGAAGTTCAATCTTGGGCCAATGAGTTGGATGTCCTCCTTACATTTATGGATTATCCAAGCAGTATTCGAAGTGTGATTTACACGACGAATGCCATTGAACGAACGATCAAGGAGATTCGGAAACGTCTAAAGCCGATGAACAGTTTGAATAGTTTAGAAGCCGCTGAAAAAATCGTATATTTGACCATTCAAGATTTTAATGAGAAATGGGCAGGGCGAAAGTTGCGAGGATTTGCCGAAGCACAGGAAGCCCTCGAGCGAATGTTTGAAGAACGTTATCATTAA
- a CDS encoding helix-turn-helix domain-containing protein, translating to MSRDKQIGENFAALMRHYRAKSGLTLAELSEMTDISISYLSRIEKAERLCISVQVMTEIVKALNIPNDQVLEVLGLKDGETYERCEENK from the coding sequence ATGAGTAGAGATAAGCAGATCGGTGAGAATTTTGCAGCTTTAATGAGACACTACCGAGCTAAGAGTGGGCTCACTTTAGCAGAACTTTCCGAAATGACGGATATCTCTATTTCTTATCTTAGCCGCATTGAGAAAGCGGAAAGATTATGCATATCTGTACAAGTTATGACTGAAATAGTGAAGGCGCTAAACATTCCCAACGATCAAGTTTTAGAAGTGTTAGGATTGAAGGATGGAGAAACATATGAAAGGTGTGAGGAAAACAAGTGA
- a CDS encoding patatin-like phospholipase family protein: MSKLALVLAGGGGKGAYQIGVWKALREYGVDRNIGAVAGTSVGALNAVAFVQGDYELAERIWLNISHNQILKVDVWKLLKNFILEIGSNLNETMIKTFIQNKTMIETFIKRKIFNGIFSKDGLLNIIHQYINLSSVSTSEIECYVTCCHIPSFKAKYFCLSDQSDEKITSILLASSALPIVFDVETIEGEQYIDGGLVDNVPIRPLYEKGYRKFLIVHLSRDSVVEINKYPDAKIVQIVPKEHQGALVGGTLDFSASNAIKRIQQGYEDTIQVLRPLYEMGMIQSKIYQSLHVLKKDNAHSFQRRTKILHNRQLLKDELGRLLNERGYNNESSASVEWD, encoded by the coding sequence ATGTCAAAGTTGGCGTTAGTCTTGGCTGGTGGGGGAGGAAAAGGTGCTTATCAAATAGGCGTATGGAAAGCCTTGAGAGAATATGGAGTGGACAGAAATATTGGTGCGGTAGCAGGAACATCTGTAGGAGCCTTGAATGCAGTTGCCTTTGTACAAGGTGATTACGAATTAGCAGAAAGAATTTGGTTGAACATTTCACATAATCAAATACTTAAAGTAGATGTTTGGAAGTTACTTAAAAATTTCATTTTAGAAATTGGTTCTAATTTAAATGAAACAATGATAAAGACGTTTATACAAAATAAAACAATGATAGAAACGTTTATAAAAAGAAAAATATTCAATGGTATTTTTTCAAAGGATGGCTTATTGAATATAATTCATCAATATATAAATCTTTCAAGTGTATCGACATCCGAAATCGAATGCTATGTCACTTGTTGTCATATTCCATCATTTAAAGCCAAGTATTTTTGTTTGTCTGACCAAAGCGATGAAAAGATTACATCCATTTTGTTAGCTTCCTCCGCATTGCCTATTGTGTTTGATGTTGAAACCATCGAAGGTGAACAGTATATAGACGGTGGTTTGGTTGATAATGTTCCGATAAGACCGCTATATGAGAAGGGGTATCGAAAGTTTTTAATTGTACATCTTAGTAGGGATAGTGTCGTTGAAATAAATAAATATCCAGATGCAAAGATTGTTCAAATCGTACCGAAAGAGCACCAAGGAGCACTTGTCGGTGGAACATTGGATTTTAGTGCTTCTAATGCAATAAAAAGAATTCAGCAAGGATATGAAGATACAATACAAGTTCTTCGACCTTTATATGAAATGGGAATGATCCAGTCGAAAATTTATCAATCTCTCCACGTGCTAAAAAAAGATAACGCTCATTCATTTCAACGTAGAACAAAAATTTTACATAATCGTCAACTTCTTAAAGATGAGTTAGGCAGGTTACTGAATGAGAGGGGTTACAACAATGAATCTTCGGCTTCCGTTGAATGGGATTAG
- a CDS encoding IS1634 family transposase yields the protein MNVQVKKVYRNSYLNIISALFKKLGLPQLIDHLVPVDPQCQTRVSDAVQAILYNVFDGRQALVHLEHWAQEVDCEKLIRPDLHPSWLNDDALARHLDRLYEAGIHNVISTCLIHIYRKEGLSLRAFHADTTDKTVYGAYESASLEALQITHGYNRHHRWQKQIGFGLVGNEDGIPFYGDVHDGNLPDKTWNPEVLSRVHEQLKQAKIEDEWIYVADSAAMTKETLAQTKAANAFLITRGPSSLRIVKTALAEADAEDTTWSDPFTLAERNGATYRVWETASTYEGHPVRLIVVESSALDQRKGKTLEKERTKEAELLREEQARWERHPFSCREDAEQALASLKASLRPRFHRVEAAVEEIVRLKKRRGRPKKGAEPEVETLYFLHLDVEFDQDAWEQARRKASRFVLVTTVPKEWKGQPMDAQEILKLYKGQISVEMNFAFLKDPFFTDEIYVKKPERVAVLGYLFLLALAIYRVFQRRVRQFITPEHPLKGPGGRKLTRPTGQAIFQLFQYVNVVLFKLPDGRIQRSLDRSLTPDQRRILQGLGMDESIYV from the coding sequence ATGAACGTTCAAGTCAAAAAGGTCTATCGCAATTCTTATTTGAATATAATAAGTGCCCTATTCAAGAAACTGGGTCTGCCTCAATTGATTGACCATCTCGTGCCCGTCGATCCGCAGTGCCAAACGCGAGTCAGCGATGCCGTTCAGGCCATCCTCTACAATGTGTTTGACGGCCGGCAAGCCCTTGTTCACTTGGAACATTGGGCTCAGGAGGTCGATTGTGAGAAACTCATCCGTCCCGATCTCCATCCTTCCTGGTTGAACGACGATGCGTTGGCCCGTCATCTCGATCGCCTGTATGAGGCTGGCATTCACAACGTCATCAGCACTTGCTTGATTCATATTTATCGAAAAGAAGGCCTTTCCCTCCGAGCCTTCCACGCCGATACGACGGACAAGACCGTTTACGGCGCGTATGAATCGGCCTCGTTAGAGGCCTTACAAATCACACATGGCTACAACCGCCATCATCGTTGGCAAAAACAGATCGGTTTCGGACTGGTCGGCAACGAGGACGGCATCCCGTTTTACGGCGATGTGCACGATGGCAACCTGCCCGATAAAACATGGAATCCCGAGGTGCTGTCTCGTGTCCATGAACAGCTGAAGCAGGCCAAAATCGAAGACGAATGGATTTACGTGGCCGATTCCGCCGCGATGACGAAAGAGACCCTGGCGCAAACCAAAGCGGCCAACGCCTTTTTGATCACCAGAGGCCCTTCGTCGCTCCGGATCGTGAAAACCGCGCTGGCCGAAGCGGATGCTGAGGACACGACGTGGAGCGATCCCTTTACGTTGGCGGAGAGAAACGGCGCCACGTACCGGGTATGGGAAACGGCCTCGACGTATGAAGGCCACCCCGTTCGGCTGATCGTTGTTGAATCGAGCGCGCTCGACCAGCGAAAAGGAAAGACGCTTGAAAAAGAACGAACCAAAGAAGCGGAGCTTCTTCGCGAGGAACAAGCCCGTTGGGAGCGTCACCCCTTCTCCTGCCGGGAAGATGCCGAACAAGCCTTGGCGTCCCTCAAGGCGTCCCTTCGCCCCCGGTTTCATCGGGTTGAGGCCGCGGTCGAAGAGATCGTACGCCTGAAAAAACGGCGCGGACGGCCGAAAAAAGGGGCGGAACCCGAGGTGGAGACGCTGTATTTCTTGCACCTTGACGTCGAATTCGACCAAGACGCGTGGGAACAGGCGAGACGGAAAGCGTCCCGGTTTGTCCTTGTCACGACCGTTCCGAAGGAATGGAAGGGCCAACCCATGGATGCCCAAGAGATCTTGAAGCTGTATAAAGGGCAGATCTCGGTGGAAATGAACTTCGCTTTTTTGAAAGATCCGTTTTTCACGGATGAGATTTACGTCAAAAAACCAGAACGGGTCGCAGTATTAGGCTATTTGTTTCTGTTGGCCTTGGCTATTTACCGCGTTTTTCAGCGCCGAGTGCGTCAGTTTATTACTCCAGAACACCCGTTGAAGGGTCCTGGAGGCCGCAAGCTGACCCGGCCGACGGGACAGGCGATTTTTCAGCTGTTTCAATATGTGAACGTCGTCCTGTTCAAGCTGCCGGATGGGCGCATCCAACGCTCACTGGATCGCTCCCTTACCCCTGATCAGCGAAGGATTCTGCAGGGATTGGGCATGGATGAGAGCATCTACGTGTAA
- a CDS encoding site-specific DNA-methyltransferase translates to MSLNFDEMTKEELINYIKKLKREHKYGLVWEEKQEDLDELLKDNYPILENVSSKDILDYDGQPNLFIEGENLHALELLYITHKGSIDVIYIDPPYNTKNKDFKYNDKFVDIDDSYRHSKWISFMHRRLKIARKLLKKDGVIFISIDDNEVSQLKLLCDEIFDEKNFLGMFTWVRKKKGSFLSESVRKMTEYILCYRADKDAKIKFYGEKAYDNKWQPLLKRTNSLKTLELKGNVVEATIPDGIYKKGEYGKGGTMVRLENDIEIKNGKVITPFKVTGRYVWTQEKLDNELKMGTRIAINSLGFGFNVFRWDQSFKIKPPSTLINEDVGVGTNEDANEEIKTIFNISTGDNDLFTYAKPVSLIKYLIKMATYSKKDALILDFFAGSGTTGQAVLELNEEDGGNRRFILVTNNEVDEKTERKLKKMGIEKGSEEFESYGVCRRVTYPRIRKIIKGFYVNKKTKEILDEEKLTVTKLKNIDVILQRMEKIKNEKANEFSKIKYELKNDILKLIGENEEGAFIKGYKVNLKYYQTSLLPKNKNKDQMALQMAKVVDDLLCIKEDCYELVKTHESYRIYKQGNKKIMGVYSDFLNTNIDAFIEDVNSLESHEKIIYLTFRTLTRSKQRIFYLVFQNNFLTNTTSDGNPFFTIAGRSVSRYT, encoded by the coding sequence ATGAGTCTGAATTTTGACGAGATGACCAAAGAAGAATTAATAAATTATATAAAGAAATTAAAACGAGAACACAAGTACGGTTTGGTTTGGGAAGAAAAACAAGAAGATTTGGATGAATTATTAAAGGATAATTATCCTATTTTGGAAAATGTTTCTTCAAAAGATATTCTTGACTATGATGGGCAACCCAATCTATTTATTGAAGGAGAGAATCTCCATGCATTGGAGCTATTATATATTACCCATAAAGGTAGTATTGATGTGATTTATATTGATCCACCTTATAACACCAAAAATAAAGATTTTAAATATAACGATAAATTTGTAGATATAGATGATAGTTATAGACATTCAAAGTGGATTTCATTTATGCACAGACGCTTAAAAATAGCAAGGAAACTCTTGAAAAAAGATGGGGTAATATTCATTAGTATTGATGATAATGAGGTTTCACAACTTAAGTTGCTTTGTGACGAAATCTTTGATGAGAAAAATTTTTTGGGAATGTTTACATGGGTACGAAAAAAGAAAGGCAGTTTCCTCTCAGAAAGTGTAAGAAAAATGACAGAATATATTTTATGCTATAGAGCTGATAAGGATGCAAAAATTAAATTTTACGGCGAGAAAGCTTACGATAATAAATGGCAACCATTATTAAAAAGGACAAATAGTTTAAAAACATTAGAGCTGAAAGGAAATGTAGTGGAAGCTACGATACCTGATGGTATCTATAAAAAGGGGGAATATGGTAAAGGGGGGACAATGGTAAGACTTGAAAATGATATAGAAATAAAGAACGGAAAAGTAATCACGCCTTTTAAAGTTACTGGAAGATATGTATGGACACAAGAGAAACTAGACAACGAGTTAAAAATGGGAACCCGAATAGCAATAAACTCATTAGGATTTGGTTTTAATGTTTTTAGATGGGATCAATCATTCAAAATAAAACCTCCTTCCACCCTTATAAATGAGGATGTTGGTGTAGGAACTAATGAGGATGCTAATGAAGAAATAAAAACAATATTTAACATAAGCACTGGAGATAATGATTTATTTACCTATGCAAAACCTGTTAGCTTAATTAAGTATTTGATTAAAATGGCTACATATAGCAAAAAAGATGCATTAATACTTGATTTTTTTGCAGGTAGTGGAACTACAGGACAAGCGGTATTGGAATTAAATGAAGAAGATGGAGGAAATAGGAGATTTATTTTAGTAACCAATAATGAAGTAGATGAGAAAACTGAAAGAAAACTAAAAAAAATGGGAATTGAAAAAGGAAGCGAAGAGTTTGAATCATACGGTGTTTGTAGGAGAGTTACTTATCCAAGGATTAGGAAGATAATTAAAGGCTTTTATGTTAATAAGAAGACAAAAGAAATCTTAGATGAGGAAAAACTAACTGTCACCAAACTGAAAAATATTGATGTAATTTTGCAAAGAATGGAAAAAATCAAAAACGAGAAAGCAAACGAATTTTCTAAAATTAAATACGAGCTTAAAAATGATATTTTGAAGTTAATTGGCGAAAATGAAGAAGGTGCTTTTATTAAGGGCTACAAAGTTAACTTAAAATATTACCAAACTTCTCTTCTTCCTAAAAATAAAAATAAAGATCAAATGGCACTTCAAATGGCTAAGGTAGTAGATGATTTGCTATGTATAAAAGAAGATTGTTACGAATTAGTAAAAACACATGAATCCTATAGAATTTATAAACAAGGTAATAAGAAAATTATGGGTGTATACTCAGATTTTCTTAATACAAATATTGATGCTTTCATAGAGGATGTAAACTCGTTAGAAAGTCACGAAAAAATTATATATCTCACATTTCGCACCCTAACAAGGTCAAAACAAAGGATTTTTTATTTAGTTTTTCAGAATAACTTTTTGACCAACACAACGAGCGATGGCAATCCTTTTTTTACCATCGCTGGTCGTTCCGTATCACGTTACACGTAG
- a CDS encoding DEAD/DEAH box helicase has translation MLIKDVWYQNVAVNELLSYTKQLLNNGEKNSLIIFKAPTGSGKTVMAAKFIKKCLKELEGDYCFIWISIGKGDLHLQSKAKLEKIFQGYPMVSLLEKDYFGWKKEIDNKEIVVVNWEKIRDKDSETDEWANILMRDGEKLNFRDVLANTRETGRKIILIIDESHIGKGTTRTEEIKKEVNPDIILEMSATPKIPSGFKEHVANGKAGYVEVDIKDVIDAGMIKKKLVVNEGLNKRDDMVMDLELLELAFAKRNELKKALEQEDSDVNPLVIIQLPNSEEGNIKKEFVIQSLREKGITIENRKLAIWLSDEEDKVNLETITSNTDTVEFLLFKQAIDTGWDCPRASILLKYRETSSETFERQTLGRILRMPEQKHYENDVLNKAYVYTDYIGSVLNIIDEDFDFPDENINDIPLIAKGYENITLVTQKIKRKKKDVVKEALVKAFNEIINEKGLVKLDYSLNKELLKINDDLSQLTEKIIAQIEIETEDILQKEQIKGTEVEFQLDDFRTQRLFDKLLKKHSNAIGNDKNYMFNLLKENIYSLIAYYVTDIYKLRNMLIDAQRIFILNYESVFSKLISDVLAKYKELKEDDQIETTFGEPFIYTIPERDNVNSITYEKVDIGKYFYSECYLEKGRSKPERSFEKYLKNNLNIIRYWVKNGDNGSKYFSIPYQIKGKYSDFYPDYIVVFEDGRIGLFETKDKLDDSQQTKAKAEALYEYIHSVNSKGDVELVGGIVANFGTEEIPYLKINRNKNYSTKQNEWDDLDNVFMV, from the coding sequence ATGTTGATAAAAGATGTATGGTATCAAAATGTTGCGGTGAATGAATTATTAAGCTATACAAAGCAACTTTTGAATAACGGGGAAAAGAATTCACTAATTATATTTAAAGCACCTACGGGATCTGGCAAGACCGTTATGGCAGCAAAATTTATTAAAAAATGTTTAAAAGAATTAGAGGGCGATTATTGTTTTATTTGGATCAGTATAGGTAAAGGTGATTTACATCTCCAATCTAAAGCTAAGCTTGAAAAGATTTTTCAAGGATACCCTATGGTGTCGTTGTTAGAGAAAGATTATTTTGGATGGAAAAAGGAAATTGATAATAAAGAAATAGTTGTTGTTAATTGGGAGAAAATTAGAGATAAAGATAGTGAAACAGACGAGTGGGCAAATATTCTAATGAGAGATGGAGAAAAGTTAAATTTTCGAGATGTACTTGCTAATACCCGTGAAACAGGTAGAAAGATTATTTTAATTATCGATGAGAGCCACATTGGTAAGGGGACTACAAGAACTGAAGAAATAAAAAAAGAAGTGAATCCTGACATTATATTAGAGATGAGTGCTACTCCTAAAATACCTTCTGGTTTTAAGGAACATGTGGCTAATGGAAAAGCAGGTTATGTAGAAGTCGATATTAAAGATGTCATTGATGCGGGAATGATTAAGAAAAAATTAGTTGTAAATGAGGGTCTAAACAAACGAGATGATATGGTAATGGATTTGGAATTATTAGAACTTGCTTTTGCGAAGAGAAATGAGCTTAAAAAAGCTCTGGAGCAAGAGGATAGTGATGTAAATCCACTTGTTATTATCCAATTGCCAAACAGCGAAGAAGGGAACATAAAAAAGGAATTTGTTATACAATCATTAAGAGAGAAAGGTATAACAATCGAAAACAGAAAGCTTGCAATATGGCTATCGGATGAGGAAGACAAAGTTAATCTTGAGACGATAACCAGTAACACAGATACTGTAGAGTTCTTGCTATTTAAGCAGGCGATTGATACAGGTTGGGATTGTCCAAGAGCATCGATTTTACTTAAGTATAGAGAGACATCTTCAGAAACATTTGAGAGACAAACTTTGGGTAGAATTTTAAGAATGCCAGAGCAAAAACACTATGAAAATGACGTTTTGAATAAAGCGTATGTTTATACTGACTACATCGGTAGTGTTTTGAACATTATAGACGAAGATTTTGATTTTCCTGATGAAAATATAAACGATATACCTTTGATTGCAAAAGGGTATGAAAACATAACATTAGTTACTCAAAAAATAAAACGTAAGAAAAAAGATGTTGTTAAGGAAGCGTTAGTTAAAGCTTTTAATGAAATCATAAATGAAAAAGGATTAGTAAAGTTAGATTATTCGTTAAATAAAGAATTACTCAAAATCAATGATGATTTAAGTCAATTGACAGAAAAAATCATTGCCCAAATAGAAATCGAAACTGAGGACATATTACAAAAAGAACAAATTAAGGGAACTGAAGTAGAGTTTCAGTTAGATGATTTTCGAACACAAAGACTATTTGATAAGTTATTGAAGAAACATTCTAATGCGATTGGAAATGACAAGAATTATATGTTCAATCTATTGAAGGAAAATATTTATTCCCTAATTGCATACTACGTTACTGACATTTACAAACTAAGAAATATGCTTATAGACGCCCAAAGAATTTTCATCCTTAATTATGAAAGTGTATTTAGTAAACTTATTTCAGACGTGTTAGCCAAATACAAGGAATTAAAAGAAGATGACCAAATCGAAACTACCTTTGGTGAACCGTTTATTTACACAATACCTGAACGAGATAACGTAAATAGTATTACATATGAGAAGGTAGATATTGGAAAATATTTTTATTCAGAATGTTACTTAGAAAAAGGAAGATCCAAGCCCGAAAGAAGTTTCGAAAAATATCTAAAAAATAATCTTAATATTATTAGGTATTGGGTGAAGAATGGCGATAATGGCAGTAAATATTTCTCGATTCCTTACCAAATAAAAGGTAAATATAGCGATTTCTATCCTGACTATATTGTTGTGTTTGAAGATGGACGAATAGGTTTGTTTGAAACAAAAGATAAATTAGATGATTCCCAACAAACAAAAGCAAAAGCAGAGGCGTTATACGAATATATACATTCGGTAAATTCAAAGGGTGATGTAGAATTGGTTGGTGGAATAGTAGCAAATTTTGGAACGGAAGAGATTCCTTATTTAAAAATTAACCGAAATAAAAATTATTCAACAAAACAAAATGAGTGGGATGATTTGGATAATGTTTTCATGGTGTAA
- a CDS encoding type II toxin-antitoxin system SpoIISB family antitoxin, translating to MSKLIPRREGQKLTYKSMEKLPEKIELINGNLSFTENEKKALLLALLTNTGLEFLINVLPEQSLLALKNLICATNETKNDKSVEKMVKRVSKVRVPEISLSPHTERLMKQNQDVIEFLQSLKGKHFL from the coding sequence ATGTCGAAGCTAATCCCGAGACGGGAAGGACAAAAATTAACATATAAAAGTATGGAAAAACTTCCAGAAAAAATAGAACTGATTAATGGAAACCTCTCTTTTACGGAAAATGAGAAAAAAGCTTTATTGTTAGCGCTTCTTACAAACACGGGGTTAGAGTTTCTAATTAACGTGTTGCCAGAGCAATCATTGTTGGCACTTAAAAATTTAATTTGTGCGACGAATGAAACAAAAAATGATAAAAGTGTTGAAAAGATGGTGAAAAGAGTGTCGAAAGTAAGAGTGCCCGAGATTTCATTATCTCCTCATACCGAAAGATTAATGAAGCAAAATCAGGATGTTATTGAGTTTTTGCAGAGTTTGAAAGGGAAGCATTTTTTATAG
- a CDS encoding tyrosine-type recombinase/integrase, with protein MRDEGTLQRNSKKGRRGELSREELLLISDNNTEIEYTFEELLEIFIEDCKLRNLREHTIKYYRSELNAFIKLLKEQKIELRVSEWTGETIKRNVIMYMKEKGLKTVSINSRLRAMRAFFNFLEGRNLIKSNPMKDIKLLRDRKRIVETFDNQQIKALFKACDLRTFVGLRDYTIMMLLLETGVRVNELVGIKTTDIIWEQKVIRIRNTKGGFERFVPIQDKMISQLKKYLVVRGNVDTDYLFITRDNTPLSKKQVQDRIKEYGKKAGIKNVRCSPHTFRHTFAKLCVLNGANAFQLQAILGHTSLEVTKVYVNLFSSEVQQGHAKFSPINNLFK; from the coding sequence ATGAGAGATGAGGGGACATTGCAGAGAAATAGCAAGAAGGGAAGGAGAGGTGAACTGAGTCGTGAGGAACTATTGCTAATATCTGATAACAACACAGAAATTGAATACACATTTGAGGAATTGTTAGAAATATTTATTGAGGATTGCAAACTAAGAAATTTGCGGGAACATACGATTAAATATTATCGCAGTGAGTTAAATGCGTTTATAAAACTGCTGAAAGAGCAAAAAATCGAGTTGCGTGTAAGTGAATGGACAGGAGAAACCATTAAGCGAAATGTCATTATGTACATGAAAGAAAAAGGTCTTAAGACAGTCAGTATCAATTCCCGTTTGCGAGCCATGAGGGCGTTTTTTAACTTTTTAGAAGGACGAAATCTCATAAAAAGCAATCCGATGAAAGACATCAAATTGCTGCGGGATAGAAAAAGGATTGTAGAAACGTTTGACAACCAGCAGATAAAGGCGTTATTTAAAGCATGCGACCTTCGCACGTTTGTAGGTTTAAGGGATTATACGATTATGATGTTACTGTTGGAAACGGGAGTTCGAGTAAATGAACTGGTGGGTATAAAAACAACAGATATCATTTGGGAACAAAAAGTCATACGCATTCGAAACACAAAAGGTGGCTTTGAACGCTTTGTTCCTATTCAAGATAAAATGATTAGCCAATTAAAAAAATATTTAGTTGTAAGAGGAAATGTGGATACAGATTACTTATTTATTACTCGGGACAACACTCCATTGAGTAAAAAGCAAGTACAAGATAGAATTAAAGAATATGGGAAAAAAGCGGGGATAAAGAATGTTCGTTGTTCCCCACACACATTCCGTCATACATTTGCTAAATTATGTGTGTTAAATGGGGCGAATGCATTTCAATTGCAAGCAATACTAGGACATACGTCATTGGAAGTAACAAAAGTATATGTAAATCTTTTCAGCAGCGAAGTGCAGCAAGGGCATGCGAAATTCAGTCCAATAAATAACTTGTTTAAGTAA